The genome window ACAACATGTCTCAATCGGAAGAACAGAACAAAGACATTCCatcatcttcaaattttggaaacccaGCAAATAATGGCGTTAATGTGCCAGATGCTCCTGCGCGACGACTCTTCGATAACACTTCTGACGAATCTGATGTTTCACTGGATAATGATGGtaagaattcgaatttttcattcagattgaataaaaatcaataatttatttttttcagacaaaaccGGGGCTGAAACTGACGGTTCCTCTTCAAGTCGTGGATGTCTGAAGAGCGAGAGATCTCGCAAAGATCATGCCAGCACGTCATCAACAAGAACTGTTCGTGCACCACAGCAGGtaatatatttgtttttttaataaaaattatcaaaaaaaaacgatatgaAGACATAAAAACCatgaaaagtcgataaaaataccacaaaagttttaagttacagtaatttttaaaggcgcacacccgtAAATGCGGTTCTCGGTATCGACACGACAGTGTTTCGTAGATAACAAacaagtgtgcgcctttaaaaagtacagtaTTTTCAATCTCTCGCTCCTgcagaattttttatcaattttttctactttttctcaCGATTCGTTAATATTTATGTGTTtatattgttatttttggtataagaaacattttttcgcaaaaaaactatgaaataaattaactttAAAGCGCACACTTGTTCGTATTTCacagaaatgtatttttgaggaaaaattgcaaactaaaattaaaaatttccgctTTTCACCgcaataattctaaaaatagcctctaaatctcatttttccaggTTTCTTGGTCATTTGGAGCTAAACCTGCGACTCCACACTCTCAACCGCCTGCCGGACTCAAAAAAGGTAAATTTCCGtttcttttcttgtttttgtgTGTCCCTCGTCATTGTGACGTAAATTGCTCTacgaaattggaagaaaatcaCTATTTCCGGCTCGTTCACCTTTTGGCAGAAGAAAAAcgctctttttttcttcacatatgtttttaatgtttaaacaAACACATATTTGCTTATTGACTCCAGATTTTTCAATCTCCAAACATCCGATCATTACAAATCGGCTTagagttttagaaaataaccaaaaaagcAATTCTGCACCTGCTCAAGGCTATAATTCGTTTCTAAATTTGGATATCTGTGcaaattattaataatttcTTTTCTACTTTTCCCCACGAGATGAAAGTAACATTTTCGGATAATGGTGAGTCAAAGCTCAAAAACATCCTTTTAGTCTGATTGGGATTTAgttggatttgaaaatttaaacacgagattagttttctgaaaatgtgaagaCTTTTAACATTGATGTTatctattttatttcaattttaaatgacTTTTGTATTACATACAACGAGTCTTTGTCCTGTAAAAATGCTTTTTATTGGCGTTGAATGACATTTGACCATCTGACAAATAATCATAGATTCATAAAAAGATGAATAATAATTCTGAATTCtcgattttgtttttctttcgtttGTGAACTGAAAGTTGAGTTATCTAGATCCTTTTCTATTGGGCAAAAAGTGCAAAGAGGAAAAAGCGAAGAccaagaagaaaatgaaaacaatttagAAAAGTGAACAGGTGGTCGAATGTTGCCAACTGTCCCTCTCTCCGTTTTCTTaactttcttcattttttcatatctCCATCCATCGCCGAATTATTATTTACGTCATGATGACACCTCAAGGGTTcggatttcaaaataaaaagtttcaagagTCATGTGGAAAAGTTGTGAATGTTTTGATGGACTCTGTGGACCATCTTCTCTGGGGTTTTCGCATCCCCAAACGACTTGGCacttcataattttgaaaaagtgtaatTAGAATTTTGTTTATAGTCCCATACCGTagtttttgctttaaaatgccaaaaaaaaattagctggCGTGGTttctcattttggagaaaattcaaGTGGAAACCCTAAATCATTTTTGTAATTCTACTTTTCAAGTGAGAAAAAGTTCATCTTTGTCATAAGGATTCTCCCTTGACTTGCAGCCGTTTGCAACTTCATCACAGATACTTTAAAATGTATGACCTTGCCCACTTTTATAGCTAGAACTCTACCAAAAATAATGCCTCCATCTCCTCATTCTTCCATCTCCTTCACCCACATTGTTTGAGTTTCCTCTTCTCATCAGTTCGGCTGTCCATTCGTCCACCCGTCCGTCCGTCCGTCTCCGGCTAATCTTCTTCTGCTATTTCGCATTCTTTTTGCCTcttctatgttttttcttccaatcTTTCTCCCTCGTTGCACTGGGTTTGGAGGCGATTTTCcaccatttatttttttgttttgtgttcCCCCTCAGCGTATATTGTAAGAGCGCCGTTCAATTTatttgtgttgtttttttttgaaaacagaaattaACTGACCCatttcatcttcatcttcaatCTTTTCTCTGTAGTCGTTTACCCCGTTGAGGTTGTCTCATCTGTTTTTCGGTGTAAAGTCATGTCATCATCACTGTGACCTTTTCATTTCTCGTCTCGATTGGTAGAGAATCGGATCTTgtcgcttttttttcttcgaatttaaCTTTTGCTAAAGATTTTTTACACTGCTGTCTGATCAACACCCAAAAAGCTAATTGTTGATATAATCTCTGATTCATCcaattttctgtttgaaaagtaagaaatttctcatcaataacctaaaagtgcaatttttaagGTCGATATAATCTAAGATCACATAAATAGTATACATCATCTATCTtgttcagttaaaaattgaaaaaaaccaaattttgtagGTGTTTGTGAGAAAGAGAGTGTTCTATTTGCTTACCTTGTCACACTTTACTCCGCTCTATCACTATTCTAGCTCCAAAGCGAACGACAAAAAGTATTGATGATGGCACATGCACACGCATGAAttgaaaacatacaaaaacaCACAGAATGTGATGATTCAttgtaaatattaaaaaaaaatcaaaatgaaaggCACTTTTCTTGAAAGGAAAATTCTACTCCAAAGTTTGCCATTTTGATCTTTCCAAGCTTTAGAATCTGTGTAATACAACACAGAAATTGTCACCACCATGAAATTCCCACGTGCTCAAGACAGAAAAATCTCAGCTGACACAGTCTGTGAAAGAAAGACACACTTTTTCAAGAGCAAAAGCACTTGATTAAAGTAGGACAGGAAGCGACCACCATTCCTTGCTTCCTTCCGTTCATCGTTTTTGTCTAGACCCTCCTCCTTCGTCTTCGTCTCCCATCGTATCCAGTCCGTCTTGATGATCTCTCTCGGC of Caenorhabditis elegans chromosome II contains these proteins:
- the btbd-10 gene encoding BTB domain-containing protein (Confirmed by transcript evidence), whose amino-acid sequence is MSQSEEQNKDIPSSSNFGNPANNGVNVPDAPARRLFDNTSDESDVSLDNDDKTGAETDGSSSSRGCLKSERSRKDHASTSSTRTVRAPQQVSWSFGAKPATPHSQPPAGLKKENNQKSNSAPAQGYNSFLNLDICANY